The following coding sequences are from one Eleginops maclovinus isolate JMC-PN-2008 ecotype Puerto Natales chromosome 11, JC_Emac_rtc_rv5, whole genome shotgun sequence window:
- the f11r.1 gene encoding F11 receptor, tandem duplicate 1 produces MFFTGLVSVALSLFAAAGVSGFSVTTSNNNVRVKENQGTDLTCSYSGDFGSAARVEWKFKDLKGSQTYVVFDGKPTQTYAGRVTMYGNNLRFAKVTRADNGVYDCEVSGNGQFGEIPVQLTVMVPPSPPLCRVPSSVTTGKVALLTCHDGAGSPPPTYRWYKGVTLLPVEPSKNAGFKNFTYKLNAVSGNLDFPAVTQMDSGEYYCEAVNDAGPPQRCKSLKMEVRDFNTGGIVAGVIVALLLVLLLGLGIWYANKKGYLPKKTESKPKTSVVYQPTSLHAGAGGDDEDGEFKQKSSFVV; encoded by the exons GTGTGAGTGGATTTTCAGTCACAACCAGCAACAACAACGTGCGGGTCAAAGAGAATCAAG gGACTGACCTCACATGCTCGTACTCGGGAGACTTCGGTTCCGCTGCCAGGGTTGAGTGGAAATTTAAAGACTTAAAAGGCTCACAGACGTATGTTGTGTTCGATGGGAAACCAACAC AGACGTACGCCGGCCGAGTGACCATGTACGGCAATAACCTGAGATTTGCCAAAGTGACCCGTGCTGACAACGGAGTGTACGACTGCGAAGTGTCCGGCAACGGCCAGTTTGGGGAAATCCCAGTGCAGCTGACTGTGATGG TGCCTCCATCTCCGCCCCTGTGTAGGGTCCCTTCCTCAGTGACGACGGGCAAGGTGGCCCTGTTGACCTGCCATGACGGCGCTGGCTCTCCTCCCCCCACATACAGGTGGTACAAAGGGGTCACCCTTCTGCCTGTTGAACCCAGCAAGAACGCTGGATTCAAAAACTTCACTTACAAGCTGAATGCAGTCAGCGGCAACCTG GATTTTCCTGCTGTAACCCAGATGGACTCCGGAGAGTACTACTGTGAGGCCGTCAACGATGCTGGTCCTCCGCAGCGCTGTAAAAGCCTGAAAATGGAAGTCC GTGATTTCAACACTGGAGGAATTGTGGCCGGGGTTATTGTGGCTCTGCTGCTCGTGCTGCTGTTGGGACTTGGCATTTGGTATGCCAACAAGAAAGGATACCTGCCCA AGAAAACGGAGAG CAAACCAAAAACCAGCGTGGTGTACCAGCCCACATCTTTGCATGCCGGTGCCggtggtgatgatgaagat GGGGAATTCAAACAGAAGTCGTCCTTCGTTGTATAG
- the ubash3ba gene encoding ubiquitin-associated and SH3 domain-containing protein B, producing MAAKEELYAKVTPRRQRQSRPSTIKHGSTLDVLLSMGFPKTRALKALVSTGGKNVQAACDWLFSHVDDPLLDDPLPREYVLYLRPSGPLLQQLSHFWQQSRVSCGKNKAHNIFPHITLCQFFVCADGKVEALTEALQSTVAKWKGRIPMPLPLELYTSSTFIGLFVEEQMAEVLKTFASDFATEATAKADVHVEPHKKQLHVTLAYHFQVSHLPVLEKLAKTVDVSSGCDWLAVLFSRDICFANHETLQVMYPYVPQNDDELELVQGDFIFMSPVEQSSASEGWVYGTSLGTGLSGLLPENYVNRADESDTWVVHGSHSMLTCASPSNSGSSVAGLLFDGKLNDSLFDSLMDPPGLTGLCPPMQVLRPTSQSSVSKMRMFVCRHGERMDVVFGKNWVTQCFDAKGRYIRSNLNMPSSLPARSGSHRDYDKDCPITVFGSTQARLVGEALLESHTKIDFVYCSPSLRCVQTAQNILQGLQQEGKTKICVEPGLFEWTKWVSGTSLPVWIPPAELAAANLSVDTTYRPHIPVSKLTVSESYDTYISRSFQVTREILTDSKNLGNTVLIVAHASSLEACTRQLQGLSPQNSKDFIQVVRKIPYLGFCACEELGETGVWQLVDPPILPLTHGPNHSFNWREMLMQD from the exons ATGGCAGCTAAAGAGGAACTGTACGCCAAAGTGACGCCGCGGAGGCAGCGCCAGAGCCGGCCGAGCACCATCAAACATGGGTCCACTCTGGACGTGCTGCTGTCCATGGGCTTCCCCAAGACCAGGGC CTTGAAAGCTCTGGTTTCCACGGGAGGGAAGAATGTGCAGGCAGCTTGTGACTG GCTCTTCTCCCACGTAGACGACCCCTTATTGGATGACCCTCTGCCCAGAGAGTATGTGTTGTACCTGCGCCCCAGCGGGCCCCTGCTCCAGCAGCTCTCACACTTCTGGCAGCAGTCCCGCGTCTCCTGTGGAAAGAACAAGGCCCACAACATCTTCCCCCACATCACCCTCTGCCAGTTCTTCGTG TGTGCCGATGGGAAGGTGGAGGCTCTGACCGAAGCTCTGCAGTCCACCGTGGCCAAGTGGAAGGGTCGTATCCCCATGCCCCTCCCGCTTGAGCTCTACACCTCCAGCACCTTTATCGGCCTCTTTGTGGAGGAGCAGATGGCCGAGGTGCTGAAGACTTTCGCCTCTGACTTTGCCACTGAAGCCACAGCTAAAGCAG ATGTTCACGTCGAGCCTCATAAGAAACAACTTCATGTCACTTTGGCGTACCACTTCCAAGTCAGCCACCTTCCGGTTTTGGAAAAGTTGGCCAAAACGGTGGACGTGTCTTCAGGCTGCGACTGGCTGGCTGTGCTCTTCTCCCGGGACATTTGCTTCGCTAACCATGAG ACGCTGCAAGTCATGTACCCGTATGTGCCTCAGAATGACGACGAGCTGGAGCTGGTGCAGGGAGATTTCATCTTCATGTCTCCGGTGGAGCAGAGCAGTGCCAGTGAGGGCTGGGTGTACGGCACCTCGCTGGGCACGGGGCTGTCGGGCCTGCTGCCTGAGAACTACGTCAACCGCGCTGATGAGTCTGACACCTGGGTCGTCCACGG GTCTCACTCCATGCTCACCTGTGCCTCTCCGTCTAACTCCGGCAGCAGCGTGGCGGGGTTATTGTTTGACGGAAAGCTGAACGACAGTCTGTTTGACAGTCTCATGGATCCTCCTGGCCTTACTGGCCTCTGTCCTCCTATGCAG GTTTTGAGGCCAACCTCTCAGTCTTCCGTTTCCAAGATGAGAATGTTTGTGTGTCGCCATGGGGAGAGGATGGACGTGGTGTTTGGGAAAAACTGGGTCACTCAGTGCTTTGACGCCAAAG gcCGATACATTCGCTCCAACCTCAACATGCCATCCAGCCTGCCAGCTAGAAGTGGAAGTCACCGGGACTACGATAAAGATTGTCCAATTACTGTGTTTGGCTCCACCCAGGCCCGACTTGTAG GGGAAGCTCTGTTGGAAAGCCACACAAAAATAGACTTTGTTTACTGCTCTCCTTCTCTTCGCTGCGTCCAGACTGCTCAGAACATTCTGCAGG GCCTGCAGCAGGAAGGCAAGACAAAAATCTGTGTGGAGCCTGGGTTGTTTGAATGGACCAAGTGGGTTTCAGGCACAAGTTTACCCGTGTGGATCCCCCCAGCTGAGCTGGCTGCTGCTAACCTGAGTGTGGACACAACTTACAG ACCTCATATTCCCGTAAGCAAGTTGACAGTGTCAGAAAGCTACGACACCTACATCAGCAGGAGCTTCCAAGTAACCCGCGAGATCCTGACGGACAGCAAAAACCTGG GAAACACGGTCCTGATTGTGGCCCATGCTTCCTCCCTGGAGGCCTGCACTCGTCAGTTACAGGGCCTCAGCCCGCAAAACTCCAAGGATTTTATCCAAGTGGTCCGAAAG ATTCCTTACTTGGGTTTTTGTGCTTGTGAAGAATTGGGAGAGACCGGGGTGTGGCAGCTGGTCGACCCACCCATCTTGCCTCTGACACATGGACCCAATCACAGTTTCAATTGGAGGGAAATGCTAATGCAAGACTGA